In Micromonospora sp. WMMD980, the following are encoded in one genomic region:
- a CDS encoding L,D-transpeptidase family protein, which yields MQRVRFFARVAGLAVVVLVGVGACALDPQTEGAGVTTPAPVGLTEGASGASAPPTPERPATSPSAQPSRTATPKPSRSPSATASPKPRPKPSRSAGCPQGEHQRAVEGYLSRLGGFGTLTVDGTQSAADCAAIKKFQTRYGISPAAGRAGPTTYDVAKRLAGTDVSRCRAGSRLTFCVDLTRQTVWAMRGGKVVLGPTVTRTGMSGYATPAGTYSVGGRNPREWSNPYEVWLPYWQRFNGGIGFHETTTYLHNGAIGSHGCVNLLHRDAVRLWELGSIGTRVVVIGRRPGT from the coding sequence ATGCAGCGTGTCCGGTTCTTCGCCCGGGTCGCCGGCCTGGCGGTGGTCGTGCTGGTCGGCGTCGGCGCGTGCGCGCTCGATCCGCAGACGGAGGGCGCCGGGGTCACCACCCCCGCGCCGGTCGGGCTGACGGAGGGAGCATCGGGGGCGAGCGCGCCGCCCACGCCCGAGCGGCCGGCGACGTCCCCGTCGGCGCAGCCGAGCCGGACGGCCACGCCGAAACCCTCCCGGTCGCCGTCGGCGACCGCGTCACCGAAGCCCCGGCCCAAGCCGTCCCGGTCGGCCGGGTGCCCGCAGGGCGAGCACCAGCGGGCCGTGGAGGGCTACCTGAGCCGGCTGGGCGGTTTCGGGACGCTGACCGTGGACGGCACGCAGTCCGCCGCCGACTGCGCCGCGATCAAGAAGTTCCAGACCCGCTACGGCATCAGCCCGGCCGCCGGCCGCGCCGGCCCCACCACGTACGACGTGGCGAAGCGACTGGCGGGCACGGACGTGTCGCGGTGCCGGGCCGGTTCCCGCCTCACGTTCTGCGTCGACCTGACCCGGCAGACCGTGTGGGCGATGCGCGGCGGGAAGGTGGTGCTCGGCCCGACCGTCACCCGCACCGGCATGTCCGGCTACGCCACCCCCGCCGGGACCTACTCCGTCGGCGGCCGGAACCCGCGCGAGTGGTCCAACCCGTACGAGGTGTGGCTGCCCTACTGGCAGCGGTTCAACGGCGGGATCGGCTTCCACGAGACCACCACCTACCTGCACAACGGCGCGATCGGCTCGCACGGCTGCGTCAACCTGCTGCACCGCGACGCGGTACGCCTCTGGGAACTGGGCTCGATCGGCACCCGCGTGGTGGTGATCGGCCGACGTCCCGGCACCTGA
- a CDS encoding DNA repair helicase XPB has product MSGGPLIVQSDKTLLLEIDHPDAHACRMAIAPFAELERSPEHVHTYRLTPLGLWNARAAGHDAEGVVDTLIKYSRYPVPHGLLVDVAETMDRYGRLQLANDPAHGLVLRALDRVVLIEVAKSKKLAGMLGAKLDDDTIAVHPSERGRLKQALLKLGWPAEDLAGYVDGEAHPIELAESGKDGGKAWTLRSYQREAVEAFWAGGSGVVVLPCGAGKTLVGAAAMAEAKATTLILVTNTVAGRQWKRELIARTSLTEEEIGEYSGERKEIRPVTIATYQVLTSRRGGAFTHLDLFGARDWGLVVYDEVHLLPAPIFRFTADLQARRRLGLTATLVREDGREGDVFSLIGPKRYDAPWKDIEQQGWIAPAECTEVRVTLTDAERLAYATAEAEERYRMAATARTKLPVVRALVERHPSEQVLVIGGFLDQLHQLGDYLDAPIVQGATTNKERERLFDAFRSGEIRTLVISKVGNFSIDLPEAAVAIQVSGTFGSRQEEAQRLGRVLRPKADGRQAHFYTVVSRDTIDTEYAAHRQRFLAEQGYAYTIVDADDVLGPPLPSVD; this is encoded by the coding sequence GTGAGCGGTGGACCACTGATCGTGCAGTCGGACAAGACGCTGCTGCTGGAGATCGACCACCCGGACGCGCATGCCTGCCGGATGGCCATCGCGCCCTTCGCCGAGCTGGAGCGCTCGCCCGAGCACGTGCACACCTACCGGCTCACCCCGTTGGGCCTGTGGAACGCGCGGGCCGCCGGCCACGACGCGGAGGGCGTGGTCGACACCCTGATCAAGTACTCGCGCTATCCGGTGCCGCACGGCCTGCTGGTGGACGTGGCCGAGACGATGGACCGGTACGGCCGCCTCCAGCTCGCCAACGATCCGGCGCACGGGCTGGTGCTGCGCGCCCTGGACCGGGTGGTGCTGATCGAGGTGGCGAAGAGCAAGAAGCTCGCCGGCATGCTCGGCGCGAAGCTCGACGACGACACCATCGCGGTGCACCCGTCCGAGCGGGGCCGGCTCAAGCAGGCGCTGCTGAAGCTGGGCTGGCCGGCCGAGGACCTGGCCGGCTACGTGGACGGCGAGGCGCACCCGATCGAGCTGGCCGAGTCCGGTAAGGACGGCGGCAAGGCGTGGACGCTGCGGTCCTACCAGCGGGAGGCGGTGGAGGCGTTCTGGGCGGGCGGCTCCGGCGTGGTGGTGCTGCCCTGCGGCGCCGGCAAGACGCTCGTCGGCGCGGCGGCGATGGCGGAGGCGAAGGCGACCACGTTGATCCTGGTCACCAACACGGTGGCGGGCCGGCAGTGGAAGCGCGAGCTGATCGCCCGCACGTCGCTGACCGAGGAGGAGATCGGTGAGTACTCGGGCGAGCGCAAGGAGATCCGCCCGGTCACCATCGCCACGTACCAGGTGCTCACCTCGCGGCGCGGCGGCGCGTTCACCCACCTGGACCTGTTCGGCGCCCGCGACTGGGGCCTGGTCGTCTACGACGAGGTGCACCTGCTGCCCGCGCCGATCTTCCGCTTCACGGCGGACCTCCAGGCCCGCCGCCGGCTCGGCCTCACCGCGACGCTGGTACGCGAGGACGGCCGGGAGGGCGACGTGTTCAGCCTGATCGGCCCGAAGCGGTACGACGCGCCGTGGAAGGACATCGAGCAGCAGGGCTGGATCGCCCCGGCCGAGTGCACCGAGGTACGGGTGACGCTCACCGACGCGGAGCGGCTGGCGTACGCGACGGCGGAGGCGGAGGAGCGCTACCGGATGGCGGCGACCGCCCGCACCAAGCTGCCGGTGGTGCGCGCGCTGGTGGAGCGCCACCCTTCCGAACAGGTCCTCGTCATCGGTGGCTTCCTCGACCAACTGCACCAGCTCGGCGACTACCTGGACGCGCCGATCGTGCAGGGCGCCACCACCAACAAGGAGCGGGAGCGGCTGTTCGACGCGTTCCGGTCGGGTGAGATCCGCACGCTGGTGATCTCGAAGGTGGGCAACTTCTCGATCGACCTGCCGGAGGCGGCGGTGGCGATCCAGGTGTCCGGCACGTTCGGGTCGCGGCAGGAGGAGGCGCAGCGGCTGGGCCGGGTGCTGCGGCCGAAGGCCGACGGCCGGCAGGCGCACTTCTACACGGTGGTGTCCCGGGACACCATCGACACCGAGTACGCCGCGCACCGCCAGCGCTTCCTCGCCGAGCAGGGGTATGCGTACACCATCGTGGACGCCGACGACGTGCTCGGCCCGCCGCTGCCGAGCGTCGACTGA
- a CDS encoding zinc metalloprotease, which yields MHRKPTIHLAVLAAAAATFLTAGGAPATASATPAATCAPGADTHSAARVGAGATAQEPELYSKNEANAYGVIKDSPRLANGSVTVPTVFHMVSDHELSAAEKARWNTLIAAQMTVLNDSYAGRTAADASDTPFRFSLVDTTWTVNSAWYTVVPGKNERDMKKALYTGDSRTLNVYAANIGGGLLGWAYFPKGYNNGRDYIDGVVMLDESMPGGTAGKYAEGDTLTHEVGHWLMLEHTFAHGCSASGDFVADTPREAAPQFNCPVGADTCTAPGLDPIHNFMDYTQDSCMNMFTPGQADRMSDAWVAFRASGRG from the coding sequence ATGCACAGGAAACCGACCATCCACCTGGCAGTGCTCGCCGCTGCCGCCGCCACGTTCCTCACCGCCGGCGGCGCGCCCGCCACGGCCTCCGCCACCCCGGCGGCGACCTGCGCGCCGGGCGCCGACACGCACAGCGCCGCCCGGGTCGGCGCGGGCGCCACCGCCCAGGAGCCGGAGCTCTACTCGAAGAACGAGGCGAACGCCTACGGCGTGATCAAGGACTCGCCGCGCCTGGCCAACGGCAGCGTCACCGTCCCGACCGTCTTCCACATGGTCTCCGACCACGAGCTGAGCGCGGCCGAGAAGGCCCGGTGGAACACGCTCATCGCGGCGCAGATGACCGTGCTCAACGACTCGTACGCGGGCCGGACCGCCGCCGACGCCTCGGACACGCCGTTCCGGTTCTCGCTCGTCGACACCACGTGGACCGTGAACAGCGCCTGGTACACGGTGGTGCCGGGCAAGAACGAGCGGGACATGAAGAAGGCGCTCTACACCGGTGACTCCCGCACGCTCAACGTCTACGCGGCGAACATCGGCGGCGGGCTGCTCGGCTGGGCGTACTTCCCGAAGGGCTACAACAACGGCCGCGACTACATCGACGGCGTGGTGATGCTCGACGAGTCGATGCCGGGCGGCACGGCCGGCAAGTACGCCGAGGGCGACACGCTCACCCACGAGGTGGGGCACTGGCTGATGTTGGAGCACACGTTCGCGCACGGCTGCTCCGCCTCCGGCGACTTCGTCGCCGACACGCCGCGTGAGGCGGCGCCGCAGTTCAACTGCCCGGTCGGCGCGGACACCTGCACCGCGCCCGGGCTCGACCCGATCCACAACTTCATGGACTACACGCAGGACTCCTGCATGAACATGTTCACCCCGGGCCAGGCCGACCGGATGAGCGACGCCTGGGTCGCGTTCCGCGCCAGCGGCAGGGGCTGA
- a CDS encoding winged helix-turn-helix domain-containing protein, with translation MPIPPTMAELIEDLLRRIKEGEFLPGSQIPSTQQLSDHYDVSVATIHRAVAKLREQGVLVGRPGRGVFVAESDHR, from the coding sequence GTGCCGATTCCGCCGACCATGGCTGAGTTGATCGAGGATCTGCTGAGGCGGATCAAGGAGGGCGAGTTCCTGCCCGGCTCGCAGATTCCGTCCACCCAGCAGTTGTCCGACCACTATGACGTGTCCGTGGCAACGATCCACCGAGCTGTGGCGAAGCTGCGGGAGCAGGGTGTGCTGGTGGGCCGCCCGGGCCGAGGCGTATTCGTCGCCGAGTCCGATCACCGCTGA
- a CDS encoding GNAT family N-acetyltransferase, protein MLTPPVEKGPPFDEGDWHELGEAELPALAGLVEAALAADGGLPLFTTVPLLRARLLQPRTLGVWHGADLVAAASVDADRTPATATGLVHPAWRGRGIGTRLLDWADEQAAGANLLLTTETWTADAEVLFTARGFERTFLEWVLRHDLDAPPDVAAPDGVTVQPATLGPELFGVYRASFADRPGFVEPAADEWLGDLRDDEDYRPELSLVARGPNGDTAGFVTVLGNWIDQVGVVPGWRGRRIGAYLVARVLGGLAEAGADGAWLCVNDDNPAAGLYRRLGFRDAGRRARYLRR, encoded by the coding sequence TTGTTAACGCCTCCGGTAGAGAAAGGGCCCCCTTTTGACGAGGGGGACTGGCACGAGCTGGGTGAGGCGGAGCTGCCGGCGCTGGCCGGGCTGGTCGAGGCGGCCCTCGCCGCCGACGGCGGGCTGCCGCTGTTCACCACGGTGCCGCTGCTGCGGGCGCGCCTGCTGCAACCGCGTACCCTCGGCGTCTGGCACGGCGCCGACCTGGTCGCGGCCGCGAGCGTCGACGCGGACCGCACGCCGGCCACCGCCACCGGGTTGGTGCATCCGGCCTGGCGAGGGCGGGGGATCGGCACCCGGCTGCTCGACTGGGCCGACGAGCAGGCGGCCGGCGCGAACCTGCTGCTCACCACCGAGACGTGGACCGCCGACGCGGAGGTGCTGTTCACCGCGCGCGGCTTCGAGCGGACGTTCCTGGAGTGGGTGCTGCGGCACGACCTCGACGCGCCGCCCGACGTGGCCGCGCCGGACGGCGTGACGGTGCAGCCGGCGACGCTCGGGCCGGAGCTGTTCGGCGTCTATCGCGCGTCGTTCGCCGACCGGCCCGGGTTCGTCGAGCCGGCGGCGGACGAGTGGCTGGGCGACCTCCGCGACGACGAGGACTACCGGCCGGAGCTGTCACTGGTCGCGCGCGGGCCGAACGGTGACACGGCCGGTTTCGTCACGGTGCTCGGCAACTGGATCGACCAGGTCGGCGTGGTGCCCGGCTGGCGCGGCCGGCGGATCGGCGCGTACCTGGTGGCGCGCGTGCTGGGGGGCCTGGCCGAGGCGGGCGCGGACGGCGCGTGGCTCTGCGTCAACGACGACAATCCGGCGGCGGGGTTGTACCGCCGGCTCGGGTTCCGCGACGCCGGTCGCCGCGCCCGCTACCTGCGCCGCTGA
- a CDS encoding YbaB/EbfC family nucleoid-associated protein, whose protein sequence is MIDPDARRRIEGMAEQANRFAATMSDLTGEGSDDAGLVRASCAAGGRLVDIELAAETRRMQTYELRAAILAATGRATDSAAAKLAEVVAQMTGGADVYGGDAVRQAREQVAQYQRLVDAQREKLEQLRADLGRS, encoded by the coding sequence ATGATCGACCCGGACGCCCGGCGCCGCATCGAGGGCATGGCCGAGCAGGCCAACCGGTTCGCCGCCACCATGTCGGACCTCACCGGCGAGGGCAGCGACGACGCCGGGCTGGTGCGGGCGTCGTGCGCCGCCGGCGGGCGCCTCGTCGACATCGAGCTGGCCGCGGAGACCCGGCGGATGCAGACGTACGAGTTGCGTGCGGCGATCCTGGCCGCCACCGGCCGGGCCACCGACTCGGCCGCCGCGAAGCTCGCCGAGGTGGTCGCGCAGATGACCGGCGGCGCCGACGTGTACGGCGGCGACGCCGTCCGCCAGGCCCGCGAACAGGTGGCCCAGTACCAGCGGCTCGTCGACGCGCAGCGGGAGAAGCTCGAACAGCTCCGCGCCGACCTCGGCCGGTCATGA
- a CDS encoding TIGR03089 family protein: protein MAAPVPTAVPTGEPLLSYRDDATGEHADLDAAQLGAWAARSAGLLRDGCGLRPGDRAAVLLPPHWRTAALLLGAWSVGLTVSFRPRALAGLPVLEPGADRPYDAVFVTPERLDDWLEDVPEGTHRYLVGTGPGPLDEVPPGWLDWSAEVLRHRADPPDYTAVDPAGPATPDGTSFGAWRRLAAAVATQLDLRPGDRLLVDAAEHEQPLKWLLAPLAAGASVVVHAHLDRSRLDAHLAADRATRVL, encoded by the coding sequence ATGGCCGCACCAGTACCCACCGCCGTGCCGACCGGCGAGCCGCTCCTCAGCTACCGCGACGACGCGACCGGCGAGCACGCCGATCTCGACGCGGCGCAACTGGGGGCATGGGCGGCCCGCAGCGCCGGGTTGCTCCGCGACGGCTGCGGGCTGCGCCCCGGCGACCGGGCGGCGGTGCTGCTGCCCCCGCACTGGCGCACCGCGGCGCTGCTGCTGGGTGCCTGGTCGGTCGGGCTGACGGTCTCCTTCCGGCCCCGGGCGCTGGCCGGGCTGCCGGTGCTGGAGCCGGGCGCGGACCGACCGTACGACGCGGTGTTCGTGACCCCGGAACGCCTCGACGACTGGCTGGAGGACGTGCCGGAGGGGACCCACCGCTACCTGGTCGGCACCGGGCCGGGCCCGCTCGACGAGGTGCCGCCGGGCTGGCTGGACTGGTCGGCCGAGGTGCTGCGCCACCGCGCCGACCCGCCGGACTACACCGCCGTGGACCCGGCCGGTCCGGCCACCCCGGACGGCACCAGCTTCGGCGCGTGGCGGCGGCTGGCCGCGGCGGTCGCCACGCAGCTCGACCTGCGCCCCGGCGACCGGCTGCTGGTCGACGCCGCCGAGCACGAGCAGCCGCTGAAGTGGCTGCTGGCCCCGCTCGCCGCGGGCGCCTCGGTCGTCGTCCACGCCCACCTCGACCGCTCCCGGTTGGACGCCCACCTCGCCGCCGACCGGGCCACCCGCGTCCTCTGA
- the ligD gene encoding non-homologous end-joining DNA ligase, protein MPADRFKVEVEGRALELSNLDKVLFPQAGFTKGEVIDYYTRIAPVLLPHLADRALTRIRFPNGVDGGSFFEKNAPAATPGWVRTENLPAPGSSKGRETIDYVVCDELPTLVWLANLAALELHTPQWKIGAHPDLMVVDLDPGAPAALKQCCQVALLMRDRLADDGIDAYPKTSGKKGMQLCCPIAGTQDAELVSGYARRIAQELEQAHPKLILSKMAKNLRPGKVFIDWSQNNAAKTTVAPYSLRAQPVPAVSTPLTWDEVAAGAAGKRPASRPYTAAEVLRRVAEQGDLLAPLLDGGPELPA, encoded by the coding sequence ATGCCGGCTGACCGGTTCAAGGTCGAGGTCGAGGGGCGCGCGCTGGAGCTGTCCAACCTGGACAAGGTGCTCTTCCCGCAGGCCGGGTTCACCAAGGGCGAGGTGATCGACTACTACACCCGGATCGCGCCGGTGCTGTTGCCGCACCTGGCCGACCGCGCGTTGACCCGGATCCGTTTCCCCAACGGCGTCGACGGCGGCTCGTTCTTCGAGAAGAACGCACCCGCCGCGACCCCCGGTTGGGTACGCACCGAGAACCTGCCCGCCCCCGGGTCCAGCAAGGGGCGGGAGACGATCGACTACGTGGTCTGCGACGAACTGCCCACGCTGGTCTGGCTGGCCAACCTGGCCGCGTTGGAGCTGCACACGCCGCAGTGGAAGATCGGCGCGCACCCGGACCTGATGGTGGTCGACCTGGACCCGGGGGCGCCGGCCGCGTTGAAACAGTGCTGCCAGGTGGCGCTGCTGATGCGCGACCGGCTGGCCGACGACGGGATCGACGCCTACCCGAAGACGTCCGGGAAGAAGGGCATGCAGCTCTGCTGCCCGATCGCCGGCACCCAGGACGCGGAGCTGGTCTCCGGCTACGCCCGGCGGATCGCCCAGGAACTGGAGCAGGCACACCCGAAGCTGATCCTGTCGAAGATGGCGAAGAACCTCCGCCCGGGAAAGGTCTTCATCGACTGGAGCCAGAACAACGCGGCGAAGACGACGGTGGCGCCCTACTCGCTGCGGGCCCAGCCGGTGCCCGCCGTGTCCACGCCGCTGACCTGGGACGAGGTGGCGGCCGGCGCGGCCGGGAAGCGCCCGGCGAGCCGGCCGTACACCGCGGCCGAGGTGCTCAGGCGGGTGGCGGAGCAGGGTGATCTGCTGGCCCCGCTGCTCGACGGCGGTCCCGAGCTGCCCGCCTGA
- the ligD gene encoding non-homologous end-joining DNA ligase: protein MPGAPLKPMLAMTGQLPAGAAWAYEFKWDGIRALADLSHGSRHLYARSGVEVTTAYPELLNLAEQVDDALLDGEVVLFTDGQPSFTALAERMHVRNPAKAARLAATAPVTYMIFDLLRLDGVDLTARPWRERRAALESLGLGAARWAVPPVFTDGPATWAAAGEHGLEGVMAKRADSLYRPGVRSPDWVKVKLEVTGDFVVGGWRPGARRIGGLLVGVPGPDGRLVYRGRVGGGIGAAIERELLRELEPLRADASPFAAGVPREDARGAIWVSPRVVVEVKYGQRTPDGRLRFPRILRLRPDKPPEEVDDAG, encoded by the coding sequence GTGCCCGGCGCCCCGCTGAAGCCGATGCTCGCGATGACCGGGCAGCTCCCGGCCGGTGCCGCGTGGGCGTACGAGTTCAAGTGGGACGGCATCCGCGCGCTCGCCGACCTCTCGCACGGCAGCCGGCACCTGTACGCCCGGTCCGGGGTCGAGGTGACCACCGCCTACCCGGAGCTGCTCAACCTGGCCGAGCAGGTCGACGACGCGCTGCTCGACGGCGAGGTGGTGCTCTTCACCGACGGGCAGCCGTCGTTCACCGCGCTTGCCGAGCGGATGCACGTGCGTAACCCGGCCAAGGCGGCCCGGCTGGCGGCGACCGCCCCCGTCACGTACATGATCTTCGACCTGTTGCGGCTCGACGGCGTTGACCTGACCGCCCGGCCGTGGCGGGAGCGGCGGGCGGCGCTGGAGTCGCTCGGGCTCGGCGCCGCCCGCTGGGCGGTGCCGCCGGTCTTCACCGACGGCCCGGCCACCTGGGCGGCGGCCGGCGAGCACGGGCTGGAGGGGGTGATGGCGAAGCGGGCCGACTCGCTCTACCGGCCCGGGGTGCGCTCGCCGGACTGGGTGAAGGTGAAGTTGGAGGTCACCGGCGATTTCGTGGTCGGCGGCTGGCGGCCCGGCGCGCGCCGGATCGGCGGGCTGCTGGTCGGCGTGCCGGGGCCGGACGGGCGGCTGGTCTACCGGGGGCGGGTCGGCGGCGGGATCGGCGCGGCGATCGAGCGGGAGTTGCTGCGCGAGCTGGAGCCGCTGCGCGCCGACGCCTCGCCGTTCGCCGCGGGTGTGCCGCGCGAGGATGCCCGGGGGGCGATCTGGGTGTCCCCCCGGGTGGTGGTGGAGGTGAAGTACGGCCAGCGCACCCCGGACGGCCGGCTGCGCTTCCCGCGGATTCTGCGCCTGCGCCCGGACAAGCCGCCCGAGGAGGTCGACGATGCCGGCTGA
- a CDS encoding Ku protein, protein MRAIWKGAVSFGLVSIGVKVYSATEEKDIRFHQVHREDGGRIRYKRTCSVCGEEVTYDDIAKGYDIGGGEMVILTDEDFADLPLSTSHAIDVLEFVPAEQVDPILYNKAYFLEPEGTATKPYVLLRDALTDSERVAIVKVALRQREQLATLRVREGVLLLNTMLWPDEIRRPDFGFLDEDLKVRPPELAMASSLIDSMAGEFEPDAFTDDYRAALQEVIDAKVEGREVVQPEEEEAAPAAAVDLMAALKASVERARAARGETPSGGGAEPTPISSARSAKKTTAKKTPAKKAEPAKKTTAKKTAAKKTTAKKTEPAKKAAKKAPARKKSA, encoded by the coding sequence ATGCGGGCCATCTGGAAGGGAGCGGTGTCGTTCGGCCTGGTGTCGATCGGGGTGAAGGTCTATTCCGCCACCGAGGAGAAGGACATCCGGTTCCACCAGGTGCACCGCGAGGACGGCGGCCGCATCCGCTACAAGCGCACCTGCTCGGTCTGCGGCGAGGAGGTGACCTACGACGACATCGCCAAGGGCTACGACATCGGCGGCGGCGAGATGGTCATCCTGACCGACGAGGACTTCGCCGACCTGCCGTTGAGCACCTCGCACGCGATCGACGTGCTGGAGTTCGTGCCGGCCGAGCAGGTCGACCCGATCCTCTACAACAAGGCCTACTTCCTGGAGCCGGAGGGCACCGCCACCAAGCCGTACGTGCTGCTGCGCGACGCGCTGACCGACTCGGAGCGGGTGGCGATCGTCAAGGTGGCGCTGCGCCAGCGGGAGCAGTTGGCCACCCTGCGGGTCCGCGAGGGGGTGCTGCTGCTCAACACCATGCTCTGGCCGGACGAGATCCGCCGGCCCGACTTCGGCTTCCTCGACGAGGACCTGAAGGTCCGCCCGCCGGAGCTGGCCATGGCCAGCTCACTGATCGACTCGATGGCCGGCGAGTTCGAGCCGGACGCGTTCACCGACGACTACCGGGCCGCGTTGCAGGAGGTCATCGACGCGAAGGTCGAGGGCCGCGAGGTGGTGCAGCCGGAGGAGGAAGAGGCCGCGCCGGCCGCCGCGGTGGACCTCATGGCGGCGCTGAAGGCGTCGGTCGAGCGGGCCCGGGCGGCCCGGGGCGAGACACCGTCCGGCGGCGGGGCCGAGCCGACGCCGATCTCGTCGGCGCGCTCGGCGAAGAAGACCACCGCGAAGAAGACGCCGGCCAAGAAGGCCGAGCCGGCGAAGAAGACCACTGCCAAGAAGACCGCCGCGAAGAAGACCACGGCCAAGAAGACCGAGCCGGCGAAGAAGGCCGCGAAGAAGGCCCCCGCCCGCAAGAAATCCGCCTGA
- a CDS encoding PPOX class F420-dependent oxidoreductase: protein MAILTEEDLALLGEPQLAHVATVESDGTPHVTPVWVDTDGEHILFNTAKGRQKHLNMARNPVVAVSVVDKADDFRTLWVKGTAEFVTEGADEHIDRMAKKYLGQDTYPWRRPGEERVIVRITPTEKLGRG from the coding sequence ATGGCGATCCTCACCGAAGAAGACCTGGCCCTGCTCGGCGAGCCGCAGCTCGCGCACGTGGCCACCGTCGAGTCCGACGGCACCCCGCACGTCACCCCGGTCTGGGTGGACACGGACGGCGAGCACATCCTGTTCAACACCGCCAAGGGCCGGCAGAAACACCTGAACATGGCCCGTAACCCGGTGGTCGCGGTGTCGGTGGTGGACAAGGCCGACGACTTCCGCACGCTCTGGGTCAAGGGCACCGCGGAGTTCGTCACCGAGGGCGCCGACGAGCACATCGACCGGATGGCGAAGAAGTATCTCGGTCAGGACACCTACCCGTGGCGGCGCCCCGGCGAGGAACGCGTCATCGTCCGGATCACGCCCACCGAGAAGCTCGGCCGCGGCTGA
- a CDS encoding FKBP-type peptidyl-prolyl cis-trans isomerase: MSERVENRSEDQAAPATKAGRRLAAQLAEKKAAEARRRRQSMLGAAAGVLAVVALVGGLVWLNSGDDDKQTASATSASPSAPVEPTAPPAPELPANIDPALKTKPTVKAGTGELTKLTVTTLVKGTGPAVKAGQTITTNYVGVFYKDGKQFDASWDNGQPATFPIGVGQVIKGWDQGLVGVPVGSRVQLDLPAALAYGDKAEGGRPAGPLRFVVDVLAAQ, translated from the coding sequence GTGAGCGAGCGTGTGGAGAACCGGTCGGAGGACCAGGCCGCCCCGGCCACCAAGGCAGGGCGGCGGCTGGCCGCCCAGCTGGCCGAGAAGAAGGCCGCCGAGGCGCGACGGCGCAGGCAGTCGATGCTGGGCGCGGCGGCCGGTGTGCTCGCCGTGGTGGCCCTGGTCGGCGGCCTGGTCTGGTTGAACAGCGGGGACGACGACAAGCAAACCGCCTCCGCCACCTCGGCCAGCCCCAGCGCCCCGGTCGAGCCAACCGCGCCGCCCGCCCCGGAGCTGCCCGCGAACATCGACCCGGCGCTGAAGACCAAGCCGACCGTGAAGGCCGGCACCGGCGAGCTGACGAAGCTGACCGTCACCACCCTGGTCAAGGGCACCGGCCCGGCGGTAAAGGCCGGCCAGACCATCACCACGAACTACGTGGGCGTGTTCTACAAGGACGGCAAGCAGTTCGACGCGTCCTGGGACAACGGCCAGCCGGCCACCTTCCCGATCGGCGTGGGCCAGGTCATCAAGGGCTGGGACCAGGGCCTGGTCGGTGTGCCGGTCGGCAGCCGGGTGCAGCTCGACCTGCCGGCCGCGCTGGCGTACGGCGACAAGGCCGAGGGCGGTCGTCCGGCTGGCCCGCTGCGCTTCGTCGTCGACGTGCTGGCTGCGCAGTAG